The region GAGCTGGTTCATGCCGGAGTCGAGTGTGGACATAATTATTGCACCTTCAACTATCAGTAGGTGGGTAGAGACGATATAATAGCGAGCCGGCGTTCTGAGTCAGAAAACCGGCGGGCTATATTACCCTCCTGTAGCGAGTACGGACGTGTGACTGAGGAGGCCGACCCGTCGGACATCTTCGCCACGCTCGACGACGAGTATGCCCGCGACATCCTCGTGGCGACGAAGACCGACCGACTCTCCGCGAAGGAGCTCAGCGAGGAATGCGATATGTCACGCCCGACCGTCTCGCGGCGTGTCACCCGCCTCGTCGAGCAGGGCCTCCTCGAGGAGTACACGCACGTCGACCCCGGCGGACGGCACTACAGCGAGTACGAGGCGCGACTCGAGCGTGTCGAAGTACTCCTCCAAGCAGAGGGCTTCGACGTGCAGATCGATGTTCGGCCGGACCCCGCCGACCGGATTACGTCCATCTTCGAGGAAATGCGGGGAGACTGACTCATGGAACACACGTTATTCGTCATCGGCAAGCTGTTCACGACCGCCCTGGCGCTGGTGATCGCCTACCAGGCCTATCGCGGATACCAACGGCATCACACGCAGTTACTCCTGTACGTCGCCGCCGGCTTCGCATTGGTCGGGCTTGGCGGCCTCCTTGAAGGCGTCCTCTTCGAACTCCTCCAGGTGTCGATCTTCGAAGCAGGATTCGTCGCAGCACTCGTCACCGCAGCCGGGATGCTGTCTATCCTCTACGCCCTGTATGCCCCGAATCCATAAGGATTCAGGACGCCCATTCGACAAGCGGCCTCTGCGCGTCGTGCCCGGTTCGAAGCCGCTACTGTTCGGACTCCCCTCGTTCTCGATAGTGTAGCGTCGCAGTGGGAGTTATATCCATATCGGTCGTACCATATCGTATGATTCGAACACTCGTCGGTGTCCTCGGCGCTATCTCAGCGCTGTTCCCGGACGAAATCGTCGAGCTCTTCGAGAAACTCGCGATTTCGAATCCAGACGAGGGAACAGTGAGAGGGTGGATACGTCCAGCAGTCCGGTCGGAGGGTGTTCTGATAGCTGCGCTTTCACTCTTTAACGGGCGAGCATACGCGTTGCTGATGAATCTTACCGGCGTGTTCGGCGCGATAGTCCTCTTATTTCCCGACCTGTATCAGAGATTTGCCACCGCGTTCCTGTACGAGCGTCCAGAGTCGATAGAATGGAACGAGCGATTCCGCTTGGGCATTCGGGCTATCGGCGCACTCTATGTCTTTTTAGCGGCGAAGACGTACAGGGAGCGTCACAACGATACTTGAGCCTTCTCGCTATTGACACCTGGCGCATCCGATGTCTAGTTCGTTACGGCCGCAGGTATCGCTTTGAATCTAAAGTTTGAGCCCCACGATATCAGTATGATCGAAGGGGAAATCCGCTAAAGAGAGGAGGCCGTGTGTATCCCTGTATGACGACGACGATCATCGTGGAAGGCATGACGTGCGGTCACTGTGAGCAGACGGTCGAAGAGGCCCTCGAAGAGGTATCCGGCGTGACTGACGTGACCGTCGACAGGGAGAGCGAACAGGCGAGCGTCGATGGTGAGGCAAATGTCACAGCTCTCGTGGAGGCCGTCGAAGACGCCGGGTACACCGCTTACGCCTGAGAATCGCGCGGACCACTCCGAGACAACGGCCAACCGTTGTCTTTGAAGCTTCGCTACGCTGGTCCTGCTGTACAGTTCAGTGGGGAAGATTCAGGGGGCCAGCGGATCCACCTCTACAGAGAATATGGGCTATGGACGACCACAAAGATACAAATGAGAATCTCCCTGGAGGGGAACACCAGCAGGACGACAGCAGTCACCAGCACGAACACGGCGAGCAGGATGAATCGGACGCCGAGTCGGACGAGCAGCGGGTAGAACAGGACCTACTGGAAGAAGAGGCACACCCTGCTGCGGAGAGTGAGACAGTGCTCGACGAGCAGCACGAGCACGCTGGACACGAGGGCGAAGGACACGACCACGGTTCCCATGAGGGCCACGGTGAGGGGCATGGCGGGATGCACAAGGGCCACGAGCAGATGTTCCGCCGGCGCTTCTTCGTCTCGACGCTCCTGTCGATCCCAGTCCTGCTATACAGCGAAATGCTGCAGGAGTGGCTCGGGTTCTCCGTCCCCGCGTTCCCGGGCAGCGAGTGGATCAACCCCGTCTTCGCGGTCATCGTCTTCGCGTACGGTGGGATGCCGTTCCTCCAGATGGCGGTACCGGAGCTGAAAGATCGGTCGCCGGGGATGATGACGCTCATCTCGATGGCGATCACCGTCGCGTTCGTCTACAGCCTCGCGAGCGTGGTCTTCCCGACGCAGTCGGCGTTCTTCTGGGAGCTCGTCACGCTGATCGACATCATGCTGCTGGGCCACTGGATCGAGATGCGGTCGGTCCGGCGGGCCTCCAGCGCGCTCGACGAACTGGCGAAACTGATGCCAGACACCGCCGAGCGTATCACCGACGACGGGGAGACCGAAGAAGTTCCCGTCAGTGAGCTCTCGGAAGGCGATCTCGTGCTCGTCCGGCCGGGCGCGAGTGTCCCTGCTGACGGCACCGTCGAGGAGGGTGACTCCGACGTCAACGAGTCGATGATCACCGGCGAGTCCAAGCCCGTCTCGAAAGAGCCTGGCGACGAGGTCATCGGCGGCACCATCAACGGCGACGGGAGTCTCCGTGTTCGCGTCGGTGCGACGGGCGAGGAGACAACACTCGCGGGCATCATGCGCCTCGTCGAGGAAGCTCAACAGAGCAAGTCCAAGACGCAAGTGTTGGCCGACCGGGCGGCCGGCTGGCTGTTCTACGTCGCGCTCGGGGCGGCAGTCGTGACCGCGATTGCGTGGACGGTCGCAGTCTCGTTCGACGCGACGGTCATCGAGCGAGTCGTGACGGTGCTCGTCATCGCCTGCCCACACGCCCTCGGGCTCGCCATCCCGCTGGTCGTCGCGATCAACACCTCACTTGCAGCGCGCAACGGGATGCTCGTCCGCGACCGAATTGCGATGGAGGACGCGCGGAACTTGGATGCCATCATCTTCGACAAGACAGGGACGCTTACTGAGGGTGAACACGGCGTCGTGGATATGGCGACCGTCGACGGCGTTGACGAGGACGACGCGCTCGGGCTGGCGGCAGCCGTCGAGAGTGACTCCGAACACATGATCGCCCGAGCGATCCGTGAGGCCGCCGACGAGCGAGATGTAACTACTCCTGACGCGACAGCCTTCGAGGCGATTAAAGGCAAGGGTGTCCGGGCGAATGTCGACGGAAACGAGGTGTACGTCGGTGGCCCGAACCTGTTGGCCCAACTCGATAGCGAAATTCCCGACCATCTCCAGCACTTCGCTGACGAGGCCGGTCAGAACGCCCAGACTGTGGTGTATCTCGTTCGTGACGGAGAGCTGATCGCCGCCTTCGCGATGGCCGACGTGATCCGCGAGGAGAGTTATCGAGTCGTCGACGCCCTCCACGATCTGGGCATCGAGGTGGCGATGCTGACTGGGGATTCCCAGGACGTCGCCAACGCTGTCGCCGACGAACTGGGCATCGACACGGTGTTCGCGGAGGTCCTACCCCAAGACAAGGACGAGAAAGTCCAGGAACTCCAGGACCAGGGCAAACTCGTGGGGATGGTCGGCGACGGCGTCAACGACGCGCCGGCGCTGACGCGAGCCGACGTCGGCATTGCGATCGGGAGTGGCACCGACGTCGCGGTCCAGTCGGCCGACGTTATTCTCGTGCAGAACAACCCGATGGACGTCGTTCGGCTGGTGAAGCTCAGTAAGGCGAGCTACCGGAAGATGCAGGAGAACATCGTCTGGGCCGCCGGCTACAACGTCTTCGCGATTCCGCTCGCAGCAGGCGTGTTGGCACCGATTGGGATTCTGCTGTCCCCCGCTGTGGGTGCACTTCTGATGTCGTTGAGTACAGTAATCGTCGCGATCAACGCTCAGCTGCTCCGCCGCGTGGACCTGTCCATCCCCGAGCTTCCAAGCGGGACACCAGCGACTGACGCACAACCTGCAGACTGAAACGCTCCCGATCGCTTCGGAGCTTCTTTCAATTGAGTTCGGTTAATGGACAGCAAATGGCGACACTGCGTGATTTCGGTGGGTATCGCTATGCGGTCACCGATTCCACAGTTATCCCGAGGGGTGCGAAGTTTGGTATACACAGACGCTTCCTCTGATGGGCGACATTGTTGCGCCAGCACTAGGTTTATACCGTTAGACGGACTTCATTCCGATATGAGCCTCGAAGAGACGGTTGACTACCTCGCCGAGGAACTCGACCTCGAGCGAAGTGAACACGTCCGTGAGGTTGGTCAGTCGGTCGCCGAGCTTCGCGACTGATCAAAACATTTCTCTGAAGTCTCGTTCGACCAGTCCGTTCTCCAGATACGTGATGAACTCTTGTTTCGTTGGTCCTTGACGGTCAAGTAGATCGTCCCGTCCTGCTCGTTCGAGAACTGCCTGCGCGAAGTCCGTACAGTGGGATTCGTGCTGCCCAGCATACTCTGTGAGGGCTTCTCGCCAGTGCATATCCAGCTCGAACTCGGCTAACCGGATTTGGATCCCATCTTTCCGTTCGACGAGGTCGACGTCCAGCTCTTCGAGTTGCTTGAAACGGAGGTTGTTCCGGCGGACCGTGATGAGACGCTTAGAATCAACAATATAGGGATTGACCCACTCTCGCCAGGTATCGTCGTCGACGTGCGTTCGTGGCATCTCAAAATCCGGGTCCACACTCTCAATACAGAACTGCAGCATCGCGATGCCAGTTCGGTGATTCGCATTTGGGAGGGAATGTCGGAGGATCAAATTCGACATCACCTCTCCAGCGACAATCGGAAGTGGATCTCCCCAGGAGACGTGATCGAGTGCCTGCTGGATCTTTTGCGGTTCGAACTCCTTGTAGAGCCGGAACTCATCCTCATCGCGAACATCGACCGCGGCTTCGAGCAACTCTACTAATCGGAATGCGACAACCTGCCCAGCACGGGGGAGGTCACGAATACGGTCGCTCAGCCATTCCTGATCGAAGTCGACCTCTTGGGCAGATTCGATCTCTGACTCGCCTTCGTAGAGCACATAGACCGGTGTGTCAAAGGGGTACCCGATGAGCTTTGTCGACTCGTCGGATTGCTCTCGCTGAGACAGGATTTCTGCCACCGATGCCGAGCTATATTTGAGTGAGAAATTCTCGGCCTGTGGGTGGTGATAGAAGACGAGCCGAGCCATCTTACTGTGGATTCGTGGGAAGTGGGTAAAGCAGTCCCGTTTTTATAATGATTCTACGACGGAGTGGGTGCGTTCACATCTTCTAAATACTGACTTTCCCACTCACGTCGCGCCTCGATTTCCCGTAATCCCCGTTGCGTGACCGTATACACGTTCGTCCGCTTGTCGAGTTCACCCTTCTCCAGCAGTCCTTTGTTGACGAGATCGTCGAGATTCGGATAGAGGCGGCCATGATTGATCTCCTGCTCGTAGTAGTCGTCGAGTTCGTCCTTGATTGCGAGCCCATGTGGTTCCTCGAGCCCGGTGGTTACGTACAAGATATCCCGCTGGAACCCAGTTAGATCGTGCATCTGCCTGTTCCCTATTTTTGAGGGGTGGCATATGTTCTCTCTGGTACTCAGAGGCGAATTCGGCGTGACTGGCCAGGAAGACTACGTGAGAACTTCGAACCTTTATATGGTGGACAAGAGAAGTCCGCGATGGAATGTCTGACCTCATCGTCAAAGCAGCCGTGAAGGACGAACTTTCGGAGCACAACGTCTCGGCAGATTTCTACGACGCCCTCAACGAAGAGGTCGCCGAACTGCTCGACGACGCCGCAGAGCGTGCTGAGGCCAACGACCGGAAGACGGTCCAGCCCCGCGACCTGTAGGCCTGCGTAACGCAGCCAACCCCGGCACTCGAACGTAGCTTTTTGAGGTTCCTGTTCAGAAGTTAGAAAACGGAGATGGCGGACGCACCGGATACCGAACGGCAGGCGGTCGAACCCGATGCGAGAGAGGTCCTTAGCGTGTCACAGCTGAACGACCGGATCGCGTCGGTCGTCCAGGACACGCCTGCCCTCAACGGTGTCCGCTGTATCGGCGAGGTCACTGACCTCCACAAGAACAGTACGGCGCTCTACTTCACGCTCACCGACGGCGAGGCCGAGCTCCCCTGCATGATCTGGGCGAACCGTTACCGGGAGATGGACGCTGACCTCGAGGACGGGACCGAAGTCATCCTCGAGGGCGATATCGACTACTGGGTCGAAGGTGGGAAAATCGACCTCAAACCGTGGGAAGTGATCGTCGTCGGCGACGGCGACCAGGCGGCTGCCGTCGAGCGACTGCGAAGCGAACTCGAAGAGCGTGGCTGGTTCGACGACGAGCAGAAACAGCAACCGCCGGCGTTCCCGGAGCGGGTCGGCGTCGTCACGTCCCTTCGAGGAGACGCCCGGTACGACATCCAGAACGCGATTCACGGACAGGACCCCACCGTCGACATCCTGGTGAAGGACGCAACCGTCCAGGGGTCGAACGCGCCGACGTCTATCGCGAACGGCATTCACCATCTCGACCGCTCGGAGGACGTCGACGCCATCATTGTCGGTCGGGGCGGTGGGAGCGATTCGAACCTCCAGGCGTTCAACACCGAGCGGGTCGCGGAAGCGATCTTCACGACGAACACGCCGATCGTGACTGCCATCGGTCATACTGACGACCGACTGATCGCGGATCGGGTTGCGGATATGGCCGCGATCACGCCGACTGCCGCCGGCGAGTACATCGCGAAGTCCCGAAATGACTTCCTCGCCAGTGAGATCGAGCCGCTGGAGCAACAACTGGAGGCCGCCTACGAGACCTTCGAGCAGGAGCACGAACACGAACAGGAACTGGCCGAGGCAGTCGAGGAGGCGACGGCCCCCGAGGGCCTTCCGCCGGTCTACTACAAGGCCGCAATCGCCGTCCTCCTCCTGCTGCTGTTGCTCATCACCGCTCTCTGGTTAGGAGTGATCTGAGATGGCGAAGGACCCCGACATCAAACGCCGGATGGACCGCGTCGAGGAGATCATCGACCAGCTCGATGCGGACGAGGTGTCGCTCGAGGACGGGCGTGAACTCTACGACGAGGGCCAGGAACTGCTAGCTGAAATCCGGGAACAGCTCCAAGACGGGGACGGCGAGGTCATCGAGATCGAGTGACCGCCGGTGGCGTCGACAAATCGCCAGAGCCTTAACCAACACTTCACCGGTAGCCTGCTGTGCTGTTGGTTAAGATTGTGTCCGCCCCGAGCCAGCCTGCAGGCTTAACTACGAGGTTCGTCCATTTCGAAACGTGCGGGTCTGAGCTACGATGCTACACGAGACGGTCTGGGTCTTCGGTGTCTATCTGGTGGCCTGTGGCGTCGCCTGGGTACTCCACGAGTCGGCTCACTACGCAGTCCACAGTCTCTATGCGGAGTCTGTCTCATTCGGCCTGAATCGACGAGGCCCATACGTCGACGCGGTCTACGAAGCGAGCGCCCCCACGCTCGCGATTCGGATCGGTTCAGTTGCTCCGACTCTTCTCTATACTCCCCTTGTCGTGGTTGGTATCGCCGGTTATCTCTCAGCGTATCCACTCCCCCAGCTGGATCCCGTTGGATGGTCGTTGGTGGCCGTTCCTCTCATCATCCTGATTTTCCCGACAGGTGGAGATATCCAGGCCTGTCTCGAAGCGGCGCACTAGCCGTTCTTGACACGTATTGGGATTGCGTCAGACACACTCTTCATTAGTTACATAACCTGAATTGAAGAAATACGTTGGCCGTCAATATTTAGTAGATATGGCGCAAGTATGTGCAAATGTATCATGGCACAAGCGAGTCCCCGCAGTAACCACTCTGAAGCTGACCCGGATGACCGGCCCTCCGTGTCAGTCGAAGCGTGGTTAGAGGCGGTCAGTAGAGAACTGGATCCCGCCGAGTGTGAGGGCCTCTCCGAACTCGGCATCTACTCGATCCACGAACACAGCAGCGCCCGCACGATCACCCTCCCCGAAGATGCGGACGAGTTCGAGGATGCGACGACGGTAAAGCAGTACTATTTCGAGGGCGAGGACTGCCCGCTCCTCATCGTTGCTCCACTGCAGGTCTAAGTCGCTCTGTCGGTCGTAGATCAGCAGTCGGCGTCATCCTCCTTGTGATCGGAGTAAAACTGGATGAGATACTGAAATCGAGCCGTATCGCTCGTGAAGGAGTCGAGTTCCTTCTGTAGCCACTCGTATTTCCCCTGAGGGATTCGCATATTGATTCGGGTCACATCGTCGTCGACGTCTGAGCCGGTGCTACCAGTGCTGGGCGCTGTATCGGCGTCTGACATTAGTTCGACTCAGGCTATGTGGTCGCATATATCCCCGTAGAATGGGAACTTCTCTAGAGAACTTGGAGAACTTTGAACCACTCCAAATTCATCCAAAATTTCTGACCTCTTTTGGTCGTGCTATCCTTTCCCACAAACGATGTGTGCCAAGGTCCCCTCCGGCGAGACGCCGGCCAGTACTGAGGAATCGACGTCCGTCATTCGGATCATCCACAGGTCCATCGGCCCGATTCTGCTGGCGCTCCTTCCGCTGATCCTGTTCGTGGGAACGGCGGCCGCGCAGTCGGATCCCGGCAGCGCCTTCTGTGATTCCAATATGGCCGACACCATCCAGAACATCTTCACCATCATCCAGTTCGGCGGCCCGCTCATCGGCGGTGTCCTCGCGCTCGGCGCGACGGTGGCGATCCCGTTCACCCGCCGGTCGGACTGGAAGAAGGAGATGAAGTCGGTCCGGAATCAGGGTCTGCTGTGGGGCGTGATCGTCGCGCCGCTCGGGACGGAGATTGTCCAGTTCATCCTGAACAACATCGTGGTCGGTGGCACGAGTTGTGGATTCTAACCACGCACCAGGATTCGCACTCGTCATGTCCGCCGTCCTCGTCGCATCGACAGCCGCCGTTCCAGCGGTCGCCCATCCCCCGAACAGTACCGACCACGGCGTCCCGGAGGAGACCTTTCACAAACTGTGGTCGGGGGATCAGGACGGCGCAACCGACGGCGCGAACCTGAGTAACGGGTCGGCAGTCAAGCAGCTCGGCGAGGGGACCGATGTCCCGTTTGATTCGCCCCCGCGGGCGGTCGAGCAATGGAACCGGGGTGACCACCAGGAGTTCCCGGCGACGAACAGCTCCGTGTCGATCCATCCGCCCGATGCCGACCTCTCCAGCGGCCAGTTCATCAAGGAAGCCTATACCGAGGTGTTCGCCGTCCAGCCGTCCACACGAGCACGCCTGTCGCCGTCGCGACAGCCGCTCTACGTCGCCCCAGATGGAACGCTCCGCGGGACCGTCGACTACCGGGTTGCGGTGCCGCCAGACGACACTTCCGGCGACCGGCGCGTCTACTGGAGTCTCGAGAGCCACCAGATCGAGGAGACGAAACTCCTC is a window of Halobellus limi DNA encoding:
- a CDS encoding ArsR/SmtB family transcription factor → MTEEADPSDIFATLDDEYARDILVATKTDRLSAKELSEECDMSRPTVSRRVTRLVEQGLLEEYTHVDPGGRHYSEYEARLERVEVLLQAEGFDVQIDVRPDPADRITSIFEEMRGD
- a CDS encoding DUF7521 family protein; this translates as MEHTLFVIGKLFTTALALVIAYQAYRGYQRHHTQLLLYVAAGFALVGLGGLLEGVLFELLQVSIFEAGFVAALVTAAGMLSILYALYAPNP
- a CDS encoding heavy-metal-associated domain-containing protein → MTTTIIVEGMTCGHCEQTVEEALEEVSGVTDVTVDRESEQASVDGEANVTALVEAVEDAGYTAYA
- a CDS encoding copper-translocating P-type ATPase, yielding MDDHKDTNENLPGGEHQQDDSSHQHEHGEQDESDAESDEQRVEQDLLEEEAHPAAESETVLDEQHEHAGHEGEGHDHGSHEGHGEGHGGMHKGHEQMFRRRFFVSTLLSIPVLLYSEMLQEWLGFSVPAFPGSEWINPVFAVIVFAYGGMPFLQMAVPELKDRSPGMMTLISMAITVAFVYSLASVVFPTQSAFFWELVTLIDIMLLGHWIEMRSVRRASSALDELAKLMPDTAERITDDGETEEVPVSELSEGDLVLVRPGASVPADGTVEEGDSDVNESMITGESKPVSKEPGDEVIGGTINGDGSLRVRVGATGEETTLAGIMRLVEEAQQSKSKTQVLADRAAGWLFYVALGAAVVTAIAWTVAVSFDATVIERVVTVLVIACPHALGLAIPLVVAINTSLAARNGMLVRDRIAMEDARNLDAIIFDKTGTLTEGEHGVVDMATVDGVDEDDALGLAAAVESDSEHMIARAIREAADERDVTTPDATAFEAIKGKGVRANVDGNEVYVGGPNLLAQLDSEIPDHLQHFADEAGQNAQTVVYLVRDGELIAAFAMADVIREESYRVVDALHDLGIEVAMLTGDSQDVANAVADELGIDTVFAEVLPQDKDEKVQELQDQGKLVGMVGDGVNDAPALTRADVGIAIGSGTDVAVQSADVILVQNNPMDVVRLVKLSKASYRKMQENIVWAAGYNVFAIPLAAGVLAPIGILLSPAVGALLMSLSTVIVAINAQLLRRVDLSIPELPSGTPATDAQPAD
- a CDS encoding PadR family transcriptional regulator, with the protein product MHDLTGFQRDILYVTTGLEEPHGLAIKDELDDYYEQEINHGRLYPNLDDLVNKGLLEKGELDKRTNVYTVTQRGLREIEARREWESQYLEDVNAPTPS
- a CDS encoding DUF1931 domain-containing protein, producing the protein MSDLIVKAAVKDELSEHNVSADFYDALNEEVAELLDDAAERAEANDRKTVQPRDL
- the xseA gene encoding exodeoxyribonuclease VII large subunit — its product is MADAPDTERQAVEPDAREVLSVSQLNDRIASVVQDTPALNGVRCIGEVTDLHKNSTALYFTLTDGEAELPCMIWANRYREMDADLEDGTEVILEGDIDYWVEGGKIDLKPWEVIVVGDGDQAAAVERLRSELEERGWFDDEQKQQPPAFPERVGVVTSLRGDARYDIQNAIHGQDPTVDILVKDATVQGSNAPTSIANGIHHLDRSEDVDAIIVGRGGGSDSNLQAFNTERVAEAIFTTNTPIVTAIGHTDDRLIADRVADMAAITPTAAGEYIAKSRNDFLASEIEPLEQQLEAAYETFEQEHEHEQELAEAVEEATAPEGLPPVYYKAAIAVLLLLLLLITALWLGVI
- the xseB gene encoding exodeoxyribonuclease VII small subunit, which codes for MAKDPDIKRRMDRVEEIIDQLDADEVSLEDGRELYDEGQELLAEIREQLQDGDGEVIEIE